AGATATAAAGGCAAAATTACTAGAAAATAATATCAATACCCCCTTGGTGGCTGATGTTCACCATAATGGTATGAAAATTGCAATGGAAGTTTCAAAACATGTTGATAAAGTAAGAATTAATCCTGGATTGTTTGTTTTTGAAAAATCAGACCCTACAAGAACTGAATATACAGATGAGGAATTTGAAACTATTAAGCAAACAATACTTAAAAGATTTACCCCTTTAGTTGAAGTTTTAAAGGCTGAAAACAAAGCTCTAAGGATTGGAGTTAATCATGGGTCTCTATCTGAGAGGATGCTTTTTACTTATGGAGATACGCCATTAGGAATGACAGAATCTGCGATGGAGTTCGTCAAAATTTGTGATGAGCTTGATTTTCATAACATAATTATTTCTATGAAAGCTTCTAGGGCTCCGGTCATGATGGCAGCTTACAGAATGATTGCAGATAGGCTTGACTCAGAAGGATATAACTATCCCTTACATCTAGGAGTGACCGAAGCTGGTGATGGTGATTATGGAAGGATTAAAAGTACTGCTGGAATTGGAACGCTTTTAGCAGAGGGATTAGGAGATACCATCAGGGTTTCCTTAACAGAAGCTCCAGAAAAGGAAATACCAGTGTGCTATTCAATTTTGCAATCTTTAGGATTAAGAAAAACAATGGTTGAATACATCAGTTGCCCCAGTTGTGGTAGAACACTTTTCAATCTAGAAGAAGTTGTAGATAAAGTTAGGAACGCTACCTCACATTTGACGGGTCTAGATATAGCAATAATGGGATGTATTGTTAATGGGCCAGGAGAAATGGCAGATGCTGATTATGGTTATGTTGGAAAAGGTAAAGGAACTATTGCCTTATATAGAAGAAAAGAAGAGATAAAAAGAGTCCCTGAAGATGAGGGTGTTAATGCTTTAATCCAACTTATTAAGGATGATGGTAAGTGGATTGATCCTTAAGGATTTGTCAAATTTTTGAATT
This region of Prochlorococcus sp. MIT 0604 genomic DNA includes:
- the ispG gene encoding (E)-4-hydroxy-3-methylbut-2-enyl-diphosphate synthase, with translation MSLTQSKEVNSLSKRYSTHIERRITRTVMVGDIAIGSDYPVRVQSMINEDTMDVENAYLAIKRLHDVGCEIVRLTVPSLAHAKAVGDIKAKLLENNINTPLVADVHHNGMKIAMEVSKHVDKVRINPGLFVFEKSDPTRTEYTDEEFETIKQTILKRFTPLVEVLKAENKALRIGVNHGSLSERMLFTYGDTPLGMTESAMEFVKICDELDFHNIIISMKASRAPVMMAAYRMIADRLDSEGYNYPLHLGVTEAGDGDYGRIKSTAGIGTLLAEGLGDTIRVSLTEAPEKEIPVCYSILQSLGLRKTMVEYISCPSCGRTLFNLEEVVDKVRNATSHLTGLDIAIMGCIVNGPGEMADADYGYVGKGKGTIALYRRKEEIKRVPEDEGVNALIQLIKDDGKWIDP